A genomic window from Candidatus Obscuribacterales bacterium includes:
- a CDS encoding SRPBCC family protein has product MMNFSRSSLIQAPASTVWEFHERPDVLDLLTPPWQAVSVVRREGGLGVGAESEFQLFLGPIPVRWLARHTACDLYEEFIDEQVTGPFAYWQHRHQFSPEGNNTRLTDAIAFSLPGGWVSDLMGGWFVQAQLDRLFAYRHQVTQRYCEL; this is encoded by the coding sequence ATGATGAACTTTTCCCGTTCCAGCCTGATCCAAGCCCCCGCCAGCACCGTTTGGGAGTTCCACGAGCGTCCTGATGTGCTAGACCTGCTCACCCCGCCCTGGCAGGCCGTGTCTGTAGTGCGGCGTGAGGGCGGTCTGGGGGTGGGTGCTGAGAGTGAATTTCAGCTTTTCCTTGGCCCCATTCCCGTGCGATGGCTGGCCCGCCATACCGCCTGCGATCTCTACGAAGAATTTATCGACGAACAGGTCACCGGCCCCTTCGCCTACTGGCAACACCGCCATCAATTTAGCCCCGAGGGCAACAACACTCGGCTCACGGATGCGATCGCCTTTTCCCTCCCCGGCGGTTGGGTTAGCGATCTAATGGGCGGTTGGTTTGTCCAAGCCCAGCTTGATCGATTATTTGCCTACCGGCATCAGGTCACCCAGCGCTACTGCGAGCTGTAG